In Acidobacteriota bacterium, the genomic stretch GAATCACCGCCGGCTGTCCGTTGCGGGAACCCTCGCCCCGCTTGAGCGACTCCCCTACCCGCACTTCCGCGATGTCCCGCACCCGGATCGGTCGCATCTCGCGGGTCGTGATGACCGTCGCGCCGATGCCCTCGGCGTCGTGCGCGCGGCCGGCCGCCCGGATCAGATACTCCTGCCCGCCGGAGCGGCGGAACCCGGCCGAGGTGTTGCGACTCGCGCGGCGCATCGCGTCCTCGACCGCGCGCAGGGCGACGCCGTAGTCGGCCAGCCGCTCCGGATCGACCAGTACCTCGAACTGCCGCCGCTCGCCGCCGATCACCGTCACCTGCGCTACGCCCGGCGTCGCCAGCACCCGTCGGCGGACCAGCGTCTCTGCCGTCGTGCGCAACTCCAGCGGGGTGTGCGCGGACGACTGCAGGGCGACGAACATGATCTCGCCCATGATCGACGACAGCGGGGCCATCACCGGCGGGGCGACGTCGTCCGGCAGCGTCCCGGCTACCGTGGCCAGCCGCTCGCTCACCGTCTGTCGCGCGCGGAGCACGTCGGCGCCCCAGTCGAAGTCGACCCAGACCACCGCGATGCCGACCGCGGTCGACGAACGCACCCTGCGCACGCCCGACGCGCCGTTCAGGGCCGCCTCGACGGGAAAGGTGACCAGTGCCTCCATGTCGGTCGGCGCCATCCCGTGCCCCTCGACCAGCACCGTCACCGTCGGCGCGGTCACGTCCGGCAGGACGTCGACCGGCATCCGCACCGCCACGTAGGAACCCCAGACGAGGAAGGCGGCCGCGACGGCGAGCACCGCCGGGCGGTTGTGCAACGACCAGCGAATCAGCGCATCGAGCAGCATGGGCCGGGCCTCGACTCGCAGCGCATCGAGTCTAGTAACGGCCGGAACTCTGCTTTCTTAAGATTCCCTGACGACTGACTGAATATTCCCTGACGAAGAGCCCGATTCACCGGGCGGTTC encodes the following:
- a CDS encoding efflux RND transporter permease subunit; the encoded protein is MLLDALIRWSLHNRPAVLAVAAAFLVWGSYVAVRMPVDVLPDVTAPTVTVLVEGHGMAPTDMEALVTFPVEAALNGASGVRRVRSSTAVGIAVVWVDFDWGADVLRARQTVSERLATVAGTLPDDVAPPVMAPLSSIMGEIMFVALQSSAHTPLELRTTAETLVRRRVLATPGVAQVTVIGGERRQFEVLVDPERLADYGVALRAVEDAMRRASRNTSAGFRRSGGQEYLIRAAGRAHDAEGIGATVITTREMRPIRVRDIAEVRVGESLKRGEGSRNGQPAVI